TGATTTGGGTCTACAATTAAGCAAAAATTTCCAAAGTTTGCGTCAAAAAAGTTTAGTATTGCGAGTTTTAGTCGGTCATATAAATCATTGGCGTAAGCCTCTTAGATCTTCGTTAGAACTTGCGAAATTAGCCGAACGCTCTCGGATGGAATTGGGAGAAATTCAATTTGCCTTATCTCCTTTTTGGTACGAATGTTACAATTATTTTTATCAAGGATATAATTTACAGAAGTATCTAAAAAAATTAAAGAATTATTTCCTCACATTACCCAAGCACGATCGTGAATTAGAAATTGATATTTTAGTCAATTTAAAGTTGGCTGTGGCGAATTTAGTTGAGCTTCAAAGTGGCGAGAATAACCGTCAAAAATCGGTAAATCTAGTGGATTCTCAGGTCAGCAAGGAAAAATTTTTATCTTGTTGTTACTTAATTGTTAAGGCTCAAGAAGAATATTTATTTGCCAAACCAGAAACTGCCTTAAGCTTGCTCCGAAAAGCGGAAGCGGGGTTAACTAATATTCCGGGGATTATTTCGCTGGTAGCTTATAATTTTTATTATTCTTTGAGCTTGACTGCTATTTATCCAACAGCTTCAGAAACTGAGAAAAAACAATACTTGGAACAGCTAGAAAAGAATCAAAAATTAATGAAAAATTGGGCAGATAATTGTCCAGAAAACTTTTTACATCAATACTGGTTAGTTGCAGCAGAAAGAGCGCGTATTCTTGGGGAAGATTTAGCAGCGATGGATTTATACGATCGCGCAATTTCTTCAGCAAGAGATGGTAAATTTAGCCAAAATGAAGCTTTAGCCAACGAATTGGCGGCTAAGTTTTGGTTAATGAAAGAAAAAACTGATTTTGCTCGGCTTTACCTCAAAAATGCTCGCTATAGTTATCAGGTTTGGGGAGCCAAACGTAAAGTTGCCGATTTAGAGCAAAAATATCCTCAATTACTGACAAAATCAACAGTGCCTCGTTTTCTAGATATGCAAAGCTCAAATGATACAACTGAAACCAGCACTCGCTTAGGTGAAGCTTTAGATTTAGCTACGGTGATGAAAGCTTCTCAAGCAATTTCTAGTGAATTGAAGCTGGATAAATTACTAGCTAAGTTAATGCAAATTCTGCTAGAAAATGCGGGAGCGCAATTCGGCTTTTTAATTTTAGAAAGTAACGACGAACTACTGATCGAAGCGGAAGGATTTGCGAACGGAGAAATTGAAGTATTGCAGTCAATGCCGCTCAATTTTGTTAAATCTGACGGCACAAAACCTTTACTTTCTTCAGCAATTGTTAATTATGCGTTCCGGACAAAAGAAAGTATAGTTTTAAACGATGCTAGCAATGAAGGAAAATTTACTAACGAACCGTATCTAAAAAACTATCAAGTCAAATCGGTTCTTTGTTCTCCTCTCCTCAATAGAGGACAATTGGCGGGAGTAGTTTATTTAGAAAATAATTTAACAGTTGGTGCTTTTACCCCAGACAGATTAGAAGTTATTCAACTATTATCGGGACAAGCCGCGATCGCCATTGCTAACGCTAAACTTTATGCGGAAGTGCAGGAAAGCGAAACCCGCCTCAAGCAGTTTCTCGAAGCAATGCCCGTGGGTGTTTCGGTTCACAATTCAAGCGGACAAGTGTACTATGCTAACCGCACGGCGAAACAATTACTAAATCTTCAAGACTTACCCGCAGTAGCAACCGAGCAAATCGCGGCGGCTTATCAAGTTTATCAGGTAGGAAGCGAAAATTTATACCCAAGCGAAAACTTACCGATCGCGCGATCGCTGAGTGGAGAAACTGCGAAAGTTGACGACATCGAAATTCGTCACCAAGATCGTTCGATCCCCTTAGAAGTTTCCAGTACGCCAATTTTTGCCGAAACAGGCGAGATCGAATATGCGATCGCCACTTTTACCGATATTACTCAGCGCAAACAAGCAGAAAAACTTCTCGCTGACTACAACCGTACTTTGGAACAAGAAGTCGCCAAACGCACGCGAGAACTTCAATTAGAAATTGCCGAACGAAAACTTGCCGAATCGGCACTACGTTTATCTGAAGAAAAATTCTCAAAAGCTTTTCGTTCTAGCCCCATTGCCATTGCTTTAACTATTCTTAAAACTGGAGTCCATATTGAAGTAAACGAAACCTTCTGTCGTCTCATTGGTTATCGCAAAGAAGAAATCATCGATCGCACCTCCACCGAGCTAAACTTGTGGGTAAATCTCGAACAACGCCAACAATTATTTGAACTTCTCCAAACCGATAGCGTAATTCAAAATTACGAGTTTGAGTTTCGTACTAAACAAGGTACCACTAAAACCGCACTCTTATCCGCAGAAATTATTAACATTCACGGACAAGAATGTCTCCTAGCCCTTTCTAACGATATCACCGAACGAAAACTTGCCGAATCAGCTTTGCGGCAAAAAAACGAGGATTTAGCCAAGGCTTTGCAGGAACTCCAAATGACTCAACAAGAGTTAATTCAATCGGAAAAAATGGCATCCCTCGGACAATTAATTGCCGGAGTAGCTCACGAAATCAATACGCCAATGGGAGCAATTCGCGCCTCTATTGGCAATATTACTACTGCTTTAAATCACACTCTGGAAAAACTACCCCAACTCCTGGCTAGTCTTTCTCCCGAACAACAAGCTAATTTCTTTGCTTTATTAGCCGCCGCTAGACAAAAAGAATTACATCTATCTTTCCGAGAAGAACGTCAACTAAAACGAGCGCTCAGAAAAGAGTTGGCAAGCCAAAATATTGACAACTCTGATACGATCGCTACTAGCTTAGTTCACATGGGCATCACGGAAAATATCGCTCCCTTTCTGACAATTTTGCAACAGGATAATAACGGGGAAATTGTTAATGTTGCTTATAATCTTTCTATTCTCCAAACTAACAGCGAAAATATTCAACTTGCCGTAGATCGCGCTTCAAAAATTGTCTTCGCTCTCAAAAGTTACGCTCGTCAAAGTGACTCTGGGGAAATGAGTGAAGCCCAAGTTCAGTCAGGAATTGATGTAGTATTAACTATTTATCATAATCAGCTCAAACATGGGATAAAAATTAACAAAAATTATCAAGGAGTGCCAACTATTTTTTGTTATCCAGAAGAACTGAATCAAGTTTGGACAAATCTGATTCATAATGCTATTCAAGCGATGAATAACAAAGGTGAACTAGAGATTAATGTATTTCAGGAGAACCAGCAAGTTGTCGTTCAAATAACCGACTCTGGTAGTGGCATTCCGCCTGAAATCAAACAGCGAATTTTTGAACCATTCTTCACTACGAAACCAGCAGGAGAAGGTAGTGGTTTGGGCTTAGATATAGTACGCAAGATTATTGAGAAACATCAAGGTAAAATAGAAGTTGAGAGCGAACCAGGGCGAACTACTTTTAGCGTCCGGTTGCCGATCGCTCAACCTAAGTCTGCATAATTGATAGCTAGTTATGCCCAATAAAGCCATTTTGTGTGTCGATGATGAACGAATCATTTTAACCAGTTTGCGCGACCAAATCACCCGTAATTTCGGCAGTGAATATCAGTGTGAACTGGCAGAAAGTGCTGATGAAGCCTTGGAAGTAATTGAAGAATTAGATGAAGAAGGAATCGCAATTATTTTGATTGTTTCTGATTGGTTGATGCCTCAGATGAAAGGAGATGAATTTTTAATTAAAGTTCACGAACAGTATCCTCATGTAGTCACAGTATTGTTAACCGGACAAGCGGACGAAGAAGCAGTTGAACGTACTCGTCAGTACGCTAATTTACACAGTTATCTTCCTAAACCGTGGGATGAAACTACCTTAGTCGAAGTGCTGAAATCGGGATTGGAGAAAATTGATGAATAAACCAGCAATTGTTTGTGTAGACGACGAAAGAGTGGTGTTGATTAGCTTGCGCGATCAGCTTAATCAGCACTTAGGAAACGAATATGAAATTGAATTAGCAGAAAGTGGGGAAGAAGCTCGAGAAATTTTTAGCGAATTAGCCGCAGAAGGAGTGGAAATTCCGCTAATTATTTCCGACCAATTGATGCCTCAGATGAAAGGCGACGAACTATTAATCGAAATTCACCAGCACTATCCCAAAACTTTAAAAATTATGCTCACCGGACAGGCGAGTGCCGAAGCTGTAGGTAACGCAGTTAACTATGCGAATTTATATCGTTATATTGCTAAACCTTGGGATAAAACAGATTTAAATTTGACTGTTACCGAGGCATTGCGGCGATACTTCCAGGATAAACAATTAGCCGAACAAAACCAAGCTTTACAAGAAATTAATCGAGAATTAGAGCAATTAAATGCTTCCTTAGAAAATAAAGTTGCCGAACGGACAATCGAACTGCAACAGGCAAAAGAAGCCGCCGATATTGCGAATAAAGCGAAAAGCGAATTTCTTGCCAATATGAGCCACGAGTTGCGATCGCCACTGAACGCGATCCTCGGCTTTTGTCAATTAATGGCTCGCAGTGCCACCCTTGGGGAAGAACATAAAGAAAATGTCAGCATTATGAACCGAAGTGGCGAACATTTGCTGACCTTGATTAATAATGTCCTGGATTTGTCGAAAATTGAGGCAGG
This genomic interval from Oscillatoria salina IIICB1 contains the following:
- a CDS encoding ATP-binding sensor histidine kinase: MTCKPPDWGVIFGDRQSVATDLRKNASLKFKNYCCGKIENLTMISLPGYRIVAQICESSNSLVYRGIREEDNRRAILKLLKAEYPTQQDLTRYRQEYQILSKLNIDGVIKAYNLIPYQRSLVIVLEDFGGIALKQWIGSRQRQQHPLSLAEILDLGVKITEIIANLHNKNVIHKDINPGNIVINPETRNLEIIDFGLASILTREQPTLKSPNLLEGTLAYISPEQTGRMNRYLDYRSDFYSLGVTLYELLTGSLPFPTTNALELVHCHIAKQPIPPHKIKPEIPSIVSEIVMKLMAKNAEDRYQSAWGIQSDLAICLLQLEATGEIEDIIPGENDVSNKFQIQQKLYGREKETATLLTAFEQIITEKNSVKMLLVSGDTGMGTSSLVAQIHKPITEKQGYFITGKFDRSQHNLPYSAFIDALRGLSEQLLTESEDKLQAWREQILAALGANSQLIIDVIPEIELIIGKQEKIAELSASESQNRFNLALKNLLYVFCACEIPLVIFLDELHWADSASLQLLQLIITDEKTKNVLIIGAYPEGELSLTHPLNTVIQELHQQNITIEKISLAPLSLEDISQLIADTLHSDTKSVKSLAKLVLQKTSGNPFFINEFLKTLYTEKLITFDFDCLSWQWNLAEIEAMHVTDNVVDLMISKMKKLPLSTQQVVRLAACIGAEFDLDTLAIICDKSASEISQALTVAVEAGLILPTSDLNEQLLATNYKFVHERIQQAAYALIDKSVEKVIRLQIGRLLLSRVSLEELSEKLFTIIEGINLGIELITDREEKNTIAKLNLQIAQKAKAATAYATALQYITVALKILPADSWQSQYEFCFRLYKERAELEYLNGNFQASRELIEYLLAQARTSVEQVEIYQLPIVQYNSCFAYAEAIEAGRKALQLLGIELPETDLETALAAEIKLVKENLSRRASSTALIAPSTSISKEQKVVMRIFNSLVPPTFMSCQQLFFFISAKAVNLSLEYGNVAESAYMYACYGIVQCVYQDYQAAYEFGDLGLQLSKNFQSLRQKSLVLRVLVGHINHWRKPLRSSLELAKLAERSRMELGEIQFALSPFWYECYNYFYQGYNLQKYLKKLKNYFLTLPKHDRELEIDILVNLKLAVANLVELQSGENNRQKSVNLVDSQVSKEKFLSCCYLIVKAQEEYLFAKPETALSLLRKAEAGLTNIPGIISLVAYNFYYSLSLTAIYPTASETEKKQYLEQLEKNQKLMKNWADNCPENFLHQYWLVAAERARILGEDLAAMDLYDRAISSARDGKFSQNEALANELAAKFWLMKEKTDFARLYLKNARYSYQVWGAKRKVADLEQKYPQLLTKSTVPRFLDMQSSNDTTETSTRLGEALDLATVMKASQAISSELKLDKLLAKLMQILLENAGAQFGFLILESNDELLIEAEGFANGEIEVLQSMPLNFVKSDGTKPLLSSAIVNYAFRTKESIVLNDASNEGKFTNEPYLKNYQVKSVLCSPLLNRGQLAGVVYLENNLTVGAFTPDRLEVIQLLSGQAAIAIANAKLYAEVQESETRLKQFLEAMPVGVSVHNSSGQVYYANRTAKQLLNLQDLPAVATEQIAAAYQVYQVGSENLYPSENLPIARSLSGETAKVDDIEIRHQDRSIPLEVSSTPIFAETGEIEYAIATFTDITQRKQAEKLLADYNRTLEQEVAKRTRELQLEIAERKLAESALRLSEEKFSKAFRSSPIAIALTILKTGVHIEVNETFCRLIGYRKEEIIDRTSTELNLWVNLEQRQQLFELLQTDSVIQNYEFEFRTKQGTTKTALLSAEIINIHGQECLLALSNDITERKLAESALRQKNEDLAKALQELQMTQQELIQSEKMASLGQLIAGVAHEINTPMGAIRASIGNITTALNHTLEKLPQLLASLSPEQQANFFALLAAARQKELHLSFREERQLKRALRKELASQNIDNSDTIATSLVHMGITENIAPFLTILQQDNNGEIVNVAYNLSILQTNSENIQLAVDRASKIVFALKSYARQSDSGEMSEAQVQSGIDVVLTIYHNQLKHGIKINKNYQGVPTIFCYPEELNQVWTNLIHNAIQAMNNKGELEINVFQENQQVVVQITDSGSGIPPEIKQRIFEPFFTTKPAGEGSGLGLDIVRKIIEKHQGKIEVESEPGRTTFSVRLPIAQPKSA
- a CDS encoding response regulator, whose amino-acid sequence is MPNKAILCVDDERIILTSLRDQITRNFGSEYQCELAESADEALEVIEELDEEGIAIILIVSDWLMPQMKGDEFLIKVHEQYPHVVTVLLTGQADEEAVERTRQYANLHSYLPKPWDETTLVEVLKSGLEKIDE